TCGAGACCCTCACCCTCATCCTCACCCACAACCAGTCGACCCTACATCGCGACTGCAACGGCTGAGACCTCGCCGacgacgccgccgccgccgccgccgcgatATCGCTGATCGGTCTCGAAGTCGCTCGCCTCGACAACGTCTTCGCCCCCGTACAACGCGTTTCGCTGCCTCATACCCGTCAGCAGCCCCTTTCAGAGCACCTAATTCAAGATGGGACGCAGAAAGATTGAGATCAAGGCCATCAAGGATGACAGAAACCGCTCTGTGTAAGCTTGCGCCTTGACTATCCCTCGCCATACCCAGAAACCTTTGGCTAACAGTCGCGTCGCATATAGTACCTTTCTCAAGAGAAAAGGCGGTTTGTTCAAGAAGGCGCATGAGCTTTCCGTGCTGTGCTCCGTCGACGTCGCTGTCTTTATATTTGGCAGCAACAAGAAGTTGTATGAGTATTCTTCCACGGATATGCGGGAGATGATCACTAGATACACATACGTGAGTTCCTCCAGTCTTTCTGGGTCGCGAATGCATAACGCTGACCCTGAGATAGCATGGCGGCCCGAATGAACACAAGGGCCCTTCAGACTTCAACGGAGGCAacgacgaggacgaagaTGAGGATCCTGAAGGTACCCCGCCGCAGGAGTCTCACATGATTCCGCCTCAGTTCCAAGGACAAGCGCCATTCCCTCATATGCGACACCACACTCCCTCAGCTTCACCTCCGATTCCTAATGGCGTGCCTTTCCCGCAACATCATGGCCTTCCCGTCCAACGCGGCCACACCCCGCAGCCGGGTATGGGATCACGGCCTGGTTCTCGACAAGACATCCGCCGGATGGGACCAAACATGGGCCCTCAACCCGTCGGCCCTCCCGGATCTCAGCAGCCTCCCGTCAACGGATTTGCCTACATGCCCAACCCCGCCATCTGCAACCCCCAGAACCAGCCCAATATGCCACCAAACATGCCCCACGGACTCCCCCAGCAGTACCAGCAACATGGCCCTCAATACTCCTCATACGCGCCCAATCATCATCCCCCGCACATGCAACAGCATATGGAGGACCAGCGCCGTTCCATGCCGCCAAACTACCCGCAACAGCAGGGTCCGCAAGGGCCTGGGCCTCAAGTTTCTCGGATCTCGCCGTCTCCGCCACAGCCTCCTACTCAGCAATTGCCGCCGCAACCACCTCAGATCTCACCCCCGCCGCCACAGCCACAGCAACTTGAGCCtcaacagcagcaacagcagcaaccgCATCCGTCGCCTCAAccccagcaacagcaacagccgCAGCCACCTCAGTCTCAACAACAACAGCAGCCACAACAGCATCAGCCTTCGCCGCCGCAGTCTGAAGAGATGCCAGCGCCGTCAGAGCCACGATCTGAGCTGCCCCAAAGACCCCAGCCGCCCCTGCTCAACACGGATAGCGCGATCAAGAAGCTTCCGCAGCGTAAGCAGCACAGCATCTTCACTCCCATTGACGAGAACCGCTCCATCCTGTCTCAGCACTTGGCTTCATTCGCCTCTGAGCAGAGCATAAAGGCAGAGCCTAATCGGCCCCCGTTCCCTGACCAGAGCAACATCAAGGTTGAAGGTAACCGCTCTCAGTCAGTTGATGTTGGCGCAGTATCCCGGACCAATGGTTCCACTACTTCTCCGCCCATGCCTCCGCGCGCCAGCACTCAATCTCTGAACAAAAGCCGCAACATCTCCGTATCGTCAATCCCAGAGACAACGTTTACTCCGCCATCTCGCACCAATAGCATGAAGCTTGGTGGTGGTGCGCGTCCCCGTTTGAGGGTGGAGATTCCCGACGAACCTTCGGATGGCGGTAGCGCAACTGCCGAGTCAAACTCTCCTCGCAACTCGACAGATACCACATCCCAGACGACTCGGCGCCATGCATCCGACTCGCACTCTTCCGGCATGGTTTTGCCGCCGCCATCCCCGTCAGCCCAAACGCTTCTCTCAGCTGGCGCCACGGGCCCGCCAAACCCGTTTGCTCGCCCACCCCCGCAACAAAATAGCAATATGAACATTGACACTCCGGTTTCCGCCCTTCCGTcccgattcttaaataacgaATTTCTGCCCAGTCCGAGCAGCTTTTATCCGGAATGGTATGCTCGTGGCGGCAGCGATAGCAACACACTACCCAGTCCATTGAACTTTGCGACTCCAGTCGTTGGTTCCGGTCCTAGCTTCTTGCGAGATGACAATCCGGCTACGAAGCGCAAGAGTCCTGAGATCAGCGCCAATGGTCCGCATGACGGTCCTGAGGCCGGAAACGAACCCAAGAGGATTCGGGTAGATTCTTGATTTCAAGTTTCTCTTCTTCATTCGACGCTTTTTTCGATGCCTTATCTGTACCATTCATCTGCATTCTGGCCTCCTTCAGACCATGTATGGAGTGCATTTGGTTCTATGATACCTCTTTCTTTTCACTTTACGGCATTAGCGTCACGTAAGATGTTTAGTTTACCTTCTCTTCTATATCTCTGTGTACGCGGAGGATTATGCTGCATTGCTAGGCGCAACATTGGCCACGGACAGGGTttctgttttttttttcctttctaTTTTTCGTTCTTCATCCGGACTGATAAGTATTACTACTCTTCGTGTCCGAGACGGCTTTGGAGGGAATGATGTGCACACGGACATGTGAGATGACTGGAAGCATGGAAAACTGGCCTGCAGCAGAAGATGGATGATCTCGGGGCGTTTGGTgtgatttctgtagattactGAAGGACAATGGCTGAATAGTTGGAATGAACTGTTGATGTACAATTTTGCATGTTCATACAGACCGTGATGTGTGTGTAGAGATTAGCCAAGATCTTGGCACTAGTGACTTCGATACCGTTTCGCGGCGCGGCCCGTAGAAGCGCGAGCTGGATGTGCCCTTTTTACATGTCATGTTGACATAATCTTTCCATGGCGAACATGACATTAGATTTACCCTGAATCCCGAAAGTCGGAAAAGTGGCGCGTGGGTGCGTTTTCTTGCAGGTCCGCACAGGGCAGTCGCGGTCGACCGCAAAAGGCCTCCAATAACACCTTACCTCACCTTGACTTGACTTTGACTTTTCAAAAAGCGACAGCGGCCCCGTCAAACGCGGCCCGCCTTCTTACACGCACTTTCGCAGAGCACAGGCGACACGCGCAGTTTGTAAACTCATCGATCGTCACTTCGAAAAGGAAGGaacagaaaaaaaagagcgtacgaATCAAAGAAGAGGTACAAATGTTTACCCCGGCGGCGAAACGCCGACGAGTCGAGGCGGCGAACGAGACGCTTCGGAAACCGTTCAGGTCGCCCTTGGTGCAGCGGGACCGAGGCCGAGGCCAAGATCCAGGCCCGGAGCGGACCCGGGAGGTCAGCACCGCGGACACTGCTGCtgcggtggcggcggcggaggaggatCCTGCGGCTGAAGAGGATGACGATTGTGATTCGGCGGCACCGGCGACCACGGACCCGGCAGCAGCGTCATCGCCATCTGCGAGGGGGGCTACGACGACGACACCACGGCACGCTATGGAGAAGTTTGCGACGCCTGGGAAAGGGGGGGTGAGCGGCACGTTCGCGTCTACGTCTACGGCTACGGCTACGCCTACACGCCGGCCCTTTAGCGTTCCGCGCGCGCGTGGGACGCAGCTGACGGGTGCCTCACCTTCGCCGTTGCGGACGACGGCGGCGACAGGCTCTTACGGTGCTGGTGGTGCTGGGAAGACGGGTCCCGGGCTCGGGTTTGTTGGTGGAGGGAGCAAGAGTGAGAGGGAGGCGGAGGGGAGGGAGGAGGTTCTGCGGCAGGCTGAGCGGAttcgcggcggcggcatcgCTGTGAGAGAAGGGGAGACGGACGAGGAGCTTGTCGAGTTGATTGGCAGGTGGAGGGCCGCGAGCCGGATTGCGGCGGAGGAGGTGTTTGAGGGGTCTAAGGAGAGGGTTGAGGGGATGGGAGGGTTGAAGGCTTGgaggagggcgaggagggAGGACGAGGTTAGGTTTATGGCGATGGTGGAGGGGGAAGAAAGTGCTGGAAGGGCTGGGAGGGGTGGTTGTGAGGAGTGGGAGGGGAGTGACGGAGGGGATCGTGGTCAAGGAGGAGAGGGAGATGATGGTGAGggtgaggaagaggaagaagtggATGAGGTGAGTTTCTTGCATGTTGGGGGCGCAGGGACGGGGAGGATGAGGGTTTTGCTGACTTTGAGGACAGGAGTTCACGATGGGGACGATGCTCCGGAGTATGAATATCGATTTTGAGATCATCGGCTACGATGAGGATACCGGTTGGTGGAGGGACGGGTGATGTGAAGCGGACACACGGCTTTCTCGCTTCTTCTTTACTGCCGTCGTCGACGAGACGGGACGAGATGAGGCGGACGTATCCGTGATACATGACGACGACGGACACACGGGGTCTCGGACGAGGTGACGTCTACAGAATAGGCTCGGGAGCCTTTGGCTTTTCTTTGACCGACATGGCCATTCTCGGATCAACACGGGCTGCGAGACGAAGAGTAGGAAACACAGCGACAGGCGTCGGCTGGCGTTATTCAATTCTTCCGCAGATGATGGCTACAGAGGAAAATGCCGCTCGCTTTCTTCACTTATTCCCATTCTTGGTATGAACCAACCTTGGGTACTCTGCATTCCCATTTGAGGATTGTTGATGGAGTCTCTCTGTCTGAGATGGAGAGAGGTGGTCAGTGAGGCTCCCGGCTCGAGATCCGAACCGCCGGCCGAGTGAAAATCGTATTcaagctctctctctcttggtCGGGGAGAAGAGCGATGGATGGTTGGGCAGGCTGCGAGACTGGTTGGTCATACAGCCAGCCCTATATCTCCCGATATGAGAGAATTCGGTCTGAACGTTGGGTGGGAACCCCGAAAAATacctaataataagggaCAGAGAAATAAGAGAGTGCCTGTGCTTTTCTTTTCGGCGGTGGTTGCCGGACGAGCTTGTTACTTTCTCCTCCTTCACGACGGGCTTTGTTGCTACTGTCATAGTATGCTGGAGGCAAGGTGGTGTAGTGTTGAGACGTGGGATGATGTTTCTACAAGGATATACCCCCGACTGAATTCGTATATCGCATTGGGTGTTGTGTGCCTCACAAATCAAGCTTCATCTTTACGCTTGTTCCCTTTTTTTTGCTGCTAAGCCTTACTGAGGGCCCGTGTCGGGTTTGTGTCAATGTGTGCCTTGCCGTCTTACTTCTCTTACCATGTGTGTGATGACCATGTATGTAAGTGAGCCGGCATCCGCCCTCCGCCCTCCTCCCATCCACCCATCACTGAACAAGCTCATACACCCACCTAGTTCGTTCTCGCCTTACTGAACCATGATCGGCTGACGAGAGTTGTGGCTGACGCATGCCGATTGATCCGATGTTTCTGTTGGAGGAAGGGGGTTTGTTGTTGTAGTAGTAGACGCAGTAGAGTTTCTATCGAGGTTTGGATAGTAACGGTCAGATATTGCTTTGTGGTCGCTTACATGGTAAGTTTTGACTGCCTTACGTACGCCGTTCGTTTCCTTGCTCGCCTTGGGTTCTCACAAGTGGCACTAGGTTGACTGCGAGAGTATGGTAGATTGATATCtgagttttttttttggtgGTTTACGAACATGGCGGGCACTGGAGTGAGAGTAAAGAAATGGAACTCGTAAACGAAAGCAATTGCATGATGCTTATAACCGAGAACGAAGTCGTGTGCTCTCCGCGGGGCGTTTACGCGCGAGACGGGTTCCGACGAACTCAACTTCGTCACGTTCGGCCGGTGGGATACGGGAGAAGCAGTCACAGCAGTACGGGACAAGCAGTCTCGACTCTCAAGCCATCAGCAGCGCTGTCGCTTGTTTGATATGGCCGGGTGATactgaggtaaggtagcaCGGTGAGCTGAGCGAGAGCGAGGACGGGGGGGTCTCGGACGGTGGTGAGTGCAGTGAATTACTGAGTGAGTTGGTTTGAAGCATACAAATTCGCCGCTTTTTCCCTATGGGAAGCCTATGTGAAGAGCTTATACCAGGCCATTTATTGCAAGAGCGTATACCACGCCATTGATTGCCCTCGGGTCTGTCCTGAATAACTCAAGTTGAGGTGGTATCGATAGCGGATTCGACTCAGAGGCTGAGGAttccggggggggggggcgctTTGAAGTGTCTCGCCTTGTGTTCGCAATGTGTGTTTTTGGTTTTGTTGTTGTCCTTTCCCGGGGCTTCGCAGTAGAGATATCCCGTACAGAGGGTTTTGTCAGAAGGGGACCTCTGAGCCTCGAGGTCTCCCAAATCGTCAACAGACCATTGGGTAAGGTACAAATCCGTACGTGTCGTAAGTGGTTCGCCGTTCGGGACCCGAGGTGGATGAAACGGCTCTGGTGCTTCAGCGCTGCCGCAGGATTGCACGAGCCGCACCTCAATCCCCATCTCCACTCAGCTGGCTGCTGCGCTCCCCGAGAACAGCAACACCCGTCGCTTTGCCTTGCTCCGTACCTCTCACCTCAGTGTCCACTACCTCGAGGTACCCGTGGACGCGCGTGTGGGGCACCTGTTGGAAGCGACAGCAGCTCAGCCAATTGGCCCAGTTTCCACCCTTTCCAACCTCCCAAACCTCGTTCTCTCTCCCCCCCCTGGCACACCAGCCATGCGCCGTGGAGAACAGAGTTAACGATGCAGCAGCAGCCCAGCAGGCCGCCGACCGACACCCACGCCCCCATGTCCGAGCAAATGGCAACAGACTGAACAGAACAGGAAAGACGGcagacagagagagagaggggacCGGACGATCCAAGCCGGGGGGTGTCATTTCTTGTATCAGTGTATCAGTGACTGGGGGGGCTGGAGCAGCAGGCCTCCCCTTCCCGTATTGTTTAATTCCAAGTTTCCTCCCGACTCTTATTTTGTTCTGGTTCTTGTGTTCAAATATATCATCTACCCGTTGCACTTCAAAAGTCTTGGCAAAAGAGCCAAGTTTCCTACACACAACTCACACCACACTTTCTCTCCTGTCTGGTTGTCGCTATCCTTGCACCGGTCGTTTCTGCCAATCTTCAGCAGCAGGGTGTCTTCTTTTGGCGTAGTTGATCTGCAGCCTTTCCATCAACAATACTCCGTCACCGTTCATCAAAGGCTTGGGTCAAGCTTCGACATTCACCAAGATTGTGAGAGAGGGGAACTTGACCGGAAGGGAAAAAGGGGGGAAATCGTAAAAAGGGGCGAATCCGACTTCCTGCAAATCACAAACTTCACAAGATGGACGCCGCATACCTGAGCGCTCGCCAGACGATGGTCAACTCGAACGACCTCCCTCCCGGCTGGGTTATACAGAATGGACGGGCGATTCCATGGTGGTACAGTCGGGTAAGTTCTCATCCACAACTCTTGCTTGCCATCTGTGCCTCTCGTATCTAACACCCACCGAAACAGACGGGCGTCATCGTAAAGTGGTCCGTCTTCCTCGGCCTGACGACCCTCTTCGCAGCCTTCCTCATCATAGGCTACGCCCACGGCAAGCGCCGCCTGAGAAAGGGCCTCCTGCCCCTGGGCTACCACCGCTGGCTCTTCAGCCGCGCCCAGCTCGCCCGCGTCGACAGCCGCTACGCCTGGCCCGCCGCCACCTACAACACCTACCGCCCCGAGTACTACAACACCCACCCGCAGGCACAGGGCGGCGGCTACTACGGCATGCAGGGGATGCCGCCCCCGACCTACGACCCCAACTCGGCCCGGCCCCCAATGTACGCGCCCCCCGACGGCGGCAGCAAGGTCGACCCGTCCCAGGAGTACGGCGTCACGCCGCCGCAGCCCTCTGTTGCGGCGAACCACACGGGTCAGCCGTACCCGTATAGGGCGCAGTGAGGCCAAAGGGTGAAGCCTGAGGCGGGAGCGGAGGGGAGGTGGCATGTTGATTTGATGTTGTTGCAATGGCGGTCTTTTCGAAGCGTGGGATGAATTTGCATTATTGGCCAGAGACGAAACAAAGACGAGATGAGGCTGGAAATCATCAAGACGGGAGTACGCAGCTGAAGATGGGAATTCACCAGGAATTGACTTCTCCAACAAGAAGCTGCAAAATCTCACACATCGAGGCTGCATGTCTAAAGAGATGGCGGCTGGATGCTTTTACAAATAACTGTTGTCAATTGTACAAAGTAGTTACTTCTACCAACACGAATCGAAATGATACCAATGAAAAACGCCTCGCTGACCTGGCTAGAGATGCCGGGGGTCTCGCAATAACGCGTGCCCATTCGTGACGGCGTAGGGTATCGTCATAAAATACACAATCATTACTTGCCTTGGAGGGTCCCCTTAGTCCATATCCATGGCGTCGGGATCGTAGTCTACAGGTGCCGACATCTCGGTTGGGGTTGGGGGGTCCGGAATGATGGCGTCTACAGGTTGCTGAGAGACGAAGGGCGGAGGCATCTGCACTGGGGCGCCTCTGCCTTCGCGCTCGAGACGCTGCCTCTCGCGCATGCGGGCGCGCGACTCGACGATGGCCTTGCGGACACTGTCCTGCTCACGAGGTACCGTCAAGGACGCGGGCTCGTTGTAGAGGACCACCTGCATGCCAGCAAGCTGGCCTTCGTCGTTGGCGAAAATGGAGGGAGGAATGCGCGTCTGACGGAGGTGCTTCTCAATGTCTGGAAGGAAGACGAGCTTGCCCTCGTCGGGTTCGCTCTCGGAGGAGGACAGCTCATCGTCAATGTTGTAAATGTAGACCTTGTGCTTGGAGTCGTCGAGCTGCATCACTTCTTCATCGACGGACGGTTTGCGATCACGACGTCGGCGACGGGTGGTGGGAGGAGATGTGGGTGCTGACGACGAGTCTGTGGGGATTGGAATGCTTGAAGACGGAGTCGGCTCCTCCACAGGCACGTAGAGCTTCTGGCCATTCTTCTCTGCATGGTGCGTTAGTATGAAAGCGGAAAGAAAGTTTCCATTGTCGTGAGCTCGTGTTGTGGCAGTTGACTTACCTAAATTCAGAAGACTGAGCCTTTTGGATAAACGTTCGTTGTCTTGAGACTCAGCTTTTCGTTTGCGCCTTAGCTGCCTCGCCTGCGGatgctggtgctggtgctggtgctgatCCGCCTCCAGGGCGTGGGAGGGAGATTGGGTCCCGTGCAGTAGCATATTTCGGCGACTTTTGCTGgaactttccctctttccTCTCTGCCTTTTGTCCAACCGCTTCTTCTGGTGTACCACCCCTATTAGCACTACCAGCTCCCGGGTTCGCAGAGCTGCTGACcgacgacaacgacgatAATATTCGGAAACAAGTGCGATGACCAATTGTTCAAAGTCCCGAAGCGGCCACTAG
The DNA window shown above is from Colletotrichum lupini chromosome 7, complete sequence and carries:
- a CDS encoding MADS-box protein GGM13 produces the protein MGRRKIEIKAIKDDRNRSVTFLKRKGGLFKKAHELSVLCSVDVAVFIFGSNKKLYEYSSTDMREMITRYTYHGGPNEHKGPSDFNGGNDEDEDEDPEGTPPQESHMIPPQFQGQAPFPHMRHHTPSASPPIPNGVPFPQHHGLPVQRGHTPQPGMGSRPGSRQDIRRMGPNMGPQPVGPPGSQQPPVNGFAYMPNPAICNPQNQPNMPPNMPHGLPQHIFTPIDENRSILSQHLASFASEQSIKAEPNRPPFPDQSNIKVEGNRSQSVDVGAVSRTNGSTTSPPMPPRASTQSLNKSRNISVSSIPETTFTPPSRTNSMKLGGGARPRLRVEIPDEPSDGGSATAESNSPRNSTDTTSQTTRRHASDSHSSGMVLPPPSPSAQTLLSAGATGPPNPFARPPPQQNSNMNIDTPVSALPSRFLNNEFLPSPSSFYPEWYARGGSDSNTLPSPLNFATPVVGSGPSFLRDDNPATKRKSPEISANGPHDGPEAGNEPKRIRVDS
- a CDS encoding DNA repair protein Dds20/Mei5, encoding MFTPAAKRRRVEAANETLRKPFRSPLVQRDRGRGQDPGPERTREVSTADTAAAVAAAEEDPAAEEDDDCDSAAPATTDPAAASSPSARGATTTTPRHAMEKFATPGKGGVSGTFASTSTATATPTRRPFSVPRARGTQLTGASPSPLRTTAATGSYGAGGAGKTGPGLGFVGGGSKSEREAEGREEVLRQAERIRGGGIAVREGETDEELVELIGRWRAASRIAAEEVFEGSKERVEGMGGLKAWRRARREDEVRFMAMVEGEESAGRAGRGGCEEWEGSDGGDRGQGGEGDDGEGEEEEEVDEEFTMGTMLRSMNIDFEIIGYDEDTGWWRDG